In one Musa acuminata AAA Group cultivar baxijiao chromosome BXJ2-5, Cavendish_Baxijiao_AAA, whole genome shotgun sequence genomic region, the following are encoded:
- the LOC135611921 gene encoding uncharacterized protein LOC135611921 — MESGVDRCALAEVTMDAGLASGLCFHESTEGLEHKLLCATLELESLRANVKEEIRRREEDINQLIQRIQVVTHERDAARDQLQLLLDKITQANTGELSPMLSGSLQPDSPQMRQTGATSNITESDSLSGIPTHNSHSIVAFPESSSIKMANTCNMLMVQQRSSPANNSTADRASVTINSLATNKPLPQRGKLLQAVLEAGPTLQTLLLAGSLPRWRNPPPSHPFKGPPPGVQAQTASLLTPKIVPNPSSSARTSPNLINHEKSDGASLVYVQATLNSQGDAMKRLPLTSPCIMSHDSMNMKIQKTQCTGGA, encoded by the exons ATGGAGTCGGGTGTGGATCGTTGCGCTCTTGCAGAGGTCACCATGGATGCAGGCTTGGCTTCTGGTTTGTGTTTTCATGAG AGCACCGAGGGACTCGAGCACAAGCTTCTCTGTGCCACCTTGGAACTTGAGTCGCTGCGGGCTAATGTTAAGGAGGAGATAAGAAGGAGAGAGGAAGATATCAATCAATTAATCCAACGAATTCAAGTGGTCACCCACGAAAGAGACGCAGCAAGGGATCAGCTGCAGCTTTTACTCGATAAGATCACACAAGCTAACACGGGGGAGCTCTCTCCCATGCTATCAGGCTCTCTCCAGCCTGATAGCCCACAGATGCGGCAAACCGGAGCAACTTCCAACATCACCGAATCCGATAGCCTCTCGGGAATTCCCACCCATAATTCTCACAGCATCGTTGCCTTCCCAGAATCGTCAAGCATAAAGATGGCTAACACCTGCAACATGCTTATGGTGCAACAGCGGAGCTCGCCGGCAAACAATAGCACAGCGGACAGAGCTTCCGTTACGATCAATAGCCTTGCCACGAATAAACCTCTCCCGCAGAGAGGGAAGCTGTTGCAAGCTGTCTTAGAAGCAGGTCCTACGCTGCAGACCCTTCTCTTGGCAGGGTCACTCCCTCGATGGCGCAATCCTCCGCCGTCGCATCCATTTAAGGGTCCGCCACCGGGAGTTCAAGCTCAGACAGCTTCACTGCTCACCCCTAAAATCGTACCGAATCCAAGCAGCTCGGCTCGTACTTCTCCGAATTTAATCAACCATGAGAAATCCGATGGAGCATCTCTTGTTTACGTGCAGGCAACCTTGAATTCTCAAGGTGACGCGATGAAGAGGCTGCCGCTGACCTCGCCATGTATCATGAGCCATGACAGCATGAACATGAAGATACAGAAGACTCAATGCACTGGAGGTGCATGA